The Solanum pennellii chromosome 11, SPENNV200 genome contains a region encoding:
- the LOC107003256 gene encoding uncharacterized protein LOC107003256, with product MATNANSNPNPVMLPEIGPDGIARESPVIAYTEKIIEEEQLQLRKYIAENYSKIRDVEKEFANLSMEMKLTAGPKKAALELMRQKIEMSTERIRVAKLKEEQARKAWEAASQAVKDEEAIKQKLCEDLNSLVLESSNSQLARLEELKKRLEALNPSRASTASDQSPVGSVQNIMAQDVSSVKDTQESSSRSSGNTLKEGNARNGAAENGQNPSHSLDETRAKKKINLQGRGKGIGIIPKGRGSQGPGWTGAGFDVDGRS from the exons ATGGCGACAAATGCTAATTCAAATCCAAATCCTGTGATGTTACCGGAGATTGGACCTGACGGCATCGCCAGAGAATCACCGGTGATTGCTTACACTGAAAAG ataattgaagaagaacaGCTTCAATTGAGAAA ATATATTGCTGAAAATTATTCCAAGATCCGTGATGTTGAAAAGGAATTCGCAAACCTGTCAATGGAGATGAAGCTTACTGCTGGCCCCAAAAAAGCAG CACTTGAACTCATGAGACAGAAAATAGAAATGTCAACAGAGAGAATCCGTGTTGCTAAGCTGAAGGAAGAACAAGCACGAAAG GCTTGGGAAGCAGCATCACAAGCTGTTAAGGACGAGGAGGCGATTAAGCAAAAGCTTTGTGAGGATTTGAATAGTCTG GTTCTGGAAAGTAGTAACAGTCAGCTTGCTAGATTGGAGGAACTGAAAAAACGGCTGGAAGCTTTGAATCCAAGTAGAGCATCCACTGCCTCT GACCAAAGTCCTGTGGGATCTGTACAAAACATTATGGCTCAAGATGTTTCCTCAGTAAAGGATACACAAGAATCGTCGAGCAGATCATCTGGAAATACATTGAAAGAAGGAAATGCTAGAAATGGTGCAGCAGAAAATGGACAAAACCCATCGCACTCTCTTGATGAAACAAGAGCTAAGAAGAAAATCAACTTACAAGGAAGAGGAAAAGGAATCGGTATAATTCCCAAAGGCCGCGGTTCACAAGGACCTGGTTGGACTGGAGCTGGGTTCGACGTTGATGGCAGAAGTTGA